The following are from one region of the Salvelinus fontinalis isolate EN_2023a chromosome 5, ASM2944872v1, whole genome shotgun sequence genome:
- the LOC129855230 gene encoding oxysterol-binding protein-related protein 1-like produces MFVCVCACVVVLWRVCVFGAQVRSLKLEQEVEKNNILSEELQTLATEQHKLEQSVVKGSSPRSALSDDDFYDAVSDSDSEHSLSVFEAVASHSFDKDEEKGSVLFSSKRSSPTSMSLENHHGNEEESQPNGIVRHRTSLPASMFSRNDFSIWSILRKCIGMELSKITMPVIFNEPLSFLQRLTEYMEHTYLIHQANASSDSIERMKCVAAFAVSAVASQWERTGKPFNPLLGETYELVREDLGFRLISEQVSHHPPVSAFHAEGLKKDFVFHGSIYPKLKFWGKSVEAEPKGIITLELPKYNEAYTWTNPTCCVHNIIVGQLWIEQYGNVEVLNHKTGERCCLNFKPCGLFGKELHKVEGYILDKSKKKVCSLYGKWTECMYIVDYAALEAHKRSGKGTAEKKSSKPGSREEVEEIPLPEADTVEVIPGSYLLWRIAPRPVNSTEMYSFTSFAMQLNELDKDMDGLIPKTDCRLRPDIRAMENGDIDLASEEKKRLEEKQRAACKTHSKSDDEWKTKNPSLGPRWFQQGQNPHNGSQDWLFSTGYWNRNYPLLPDIY; encoded by the exons atgtttgtgtgtgtctgtgcgtgtgtggttgttttgtggcgtgtgtgtgtgtttggggctcAGGTGCGCAGTCTGAAATTGGAGCAGGAGGTTGAGAAGAATAATATCCTGTCTGAAGAGCTTCAGACTCTGGCTACAGAGCAGCACAAACTAGAGCAGTCCGTTGTCAAGGGCTCCTCTCCACGGAGCGCGCTCAGTGATGATGATTTCTACGATGCTGTGTCTG ATTCGGACTCGGAGCACTCTCTGAGCGTCTTTGAGGCGGTGGCCAGTCATTCGTTTGACAAGGACGAGGAGAAAGGCTCTGTCCTGTTCAGCAGCAAGCGCAGCAGCCCAACCAGCATGTCTCTGGAGAATCACCATGGCAATGAGGAGGAGTCCCAACCCAATGGGATTGTGAGGCACAG AACAAGTTTACCAGCATCCATGTTCTCCAGAAATGACTTCAGCATCTGGAGTATCCTGAGGAAATGCATTGGCATG GAGCTGTCTAAAATTACCATGCCAGTGATTTTTAATGAGCCCCTGAGCTTCCTTCAGCGTCTGACAGAGTACATGGAGCACACGTACCTCATCCACCAGGCCAACGCCTCCTCTGACTCCATAGAGAGGATGAAG TGTGTGGCAGCGTTTGCTGTGTCTGCTGTGGCTTCGCAGTGGGAGAGAACTGGGAAACCTTTCAACCCGCTACTAGGAGAGACCTACGAACTGGTCag agaggacctGGGGTTCAGATTGATCTCAGAGCAGGTGAGCCACCATCCACCAGTCAGTGCGTTCCACGCCGAAGGCCTGAAGAAAGACTTTGTGTTCCATGGCTCCATCTACCCCAAACTCAAGTTCTGGGGCAAGAGCGTGGAGGCTGAACCCAAAGGCATCATCACACTGGAGCTTCCCAA GTACAATGAGGCATACACATGGACAAACCCTACATGTTGTGTCCACAACATCATCGTGGGGCAGCTGTGGATTGAGCAGTATGGCAACGTGGAGGTGCTCAACCACAA AACTGGAGAAAGATGCTGTTTGAATTTCAAACCCTGTGGCCTTTTTGGCAAGGAATTGCACAAAGTTGAAGGCTACATTCTGGACAAAAG CAAAAAGAAGGTCTGTTCTCTCTACGGAAAGTGGACAGAGTGTATGTACATTGTGGATTATGCTGCATTGGAGGCACATAAGAGAAGTGGGAAGGGGACAGCGGAAAAGAAAAGCAGCAAACCG GGCTCTCGTGAGGAAGTGGAGGAGATCCCCCTACCAGAGGCTGACACAGTCGAGGTCATCCCAGGCAGCTATCTCCTTTGGAGGATAGCCCCCAGACCAGTCAACTCTACAGAG ATGTACAGCTTCACGTCGTTTGCCATGCAACTGAACGAGCTGGATAAAGATATGGATGGGCTCATCCCAAAGACAGACTGCAGGCTTAGGCCAGACATACGAGCCATGGAGAACGGAGATATTG ATCTTGCAAGTGAGGAGAAGAAGAGactagaagagaaacagagagctgCATGTAAAACCCATTCCAAATCTGATGACGAGTGGAAAACAAA AAACCCTTCCCTCGGCCCCAG GTGGTTTCAACAGGGCCAGAATCCCCACAATGGCTCCCAGGACTGGTTGTTCTCCACTGGGTACTGGAACCGCAACTATCCCCTGTTACCTGATATTTACTGA